A stretch of Tenrec ecaudatus isolate mTenEca1 chromosome 2, mTenEca1.hap1, whole genome shotgun sequence DNA encodes these proteins:
- the LOC142439384 gene encoding protocadherin beta-13-like, which produces MVALQDKKVPKRTAALAPSLTRKIYRESLEAHGSLDIKEADWKVKRAIHQNVSEVSCGLIRTSDTGFYTSATSSSRNTLWKPYQARTMEASRKLICRQRQVILFFFALVYSLADAENRRYSVVEETEGSSVVANIAKDLGLRHRELARRGARVISKGNKQHLHLDLETGDLVLTEKLDREELCGDTEPCVLRFQVLLENPLEFFQAELQIIDINDHAPVFMDREILLKISESSPPGTTFPLKNAQDVDVGRNNIETYSISPNSHFQVLTRKRSDGRKYPELVLDKALDREVEPGLRLTLTAQDGGSPPRSGTVQVHIEVVDTNDNAPEFEQPLYRVQVPEDSPIGSLIVRVSATDIDTGANGEISYSLFQVSEEIGNTFEINPMTGEIRLNKQLDFETIPFYEVNVEARDAGGFSGKCAVLVQVLDVNDNAPEISISAITSSIPENSPETVVAVFSVSDLDSEENSRLECSIQDDLPFLLKSSVENVYTLVTDRPLDRESRSEYNVTITVMDLGTPRLRTQLDVKILVSDVNDNAPTFTQTSYTLFIRENNSPGLQLGTVSATDRDAGTNAQVTYSLLPPRDPHLALASLVSIHAERGHLFALRALDFEALRAFEFRVGAADAGSPALSSEALVRVVVVDDNDHAPLVLYPPAPNGSAPCPELVPRAAEEGYLVSKVVAVDGDAGQNAWLSYQLLKATEPGLFRVWAHNGEVRTARPLGERDAAQHRLVVLVQDHGEPALSASVTLHVLLVDGFSQPYLPRPEGARDEAQADWLTVYLVIALASVSSLFLCSVLLFVGLRVCRRRRAAWEGGCSVPEGHFPGHFVGVSGTGTLSQSYQYEVCLTGDSGTNEFKFLKPVLPNFQNNSGTEIEDSSNFRNDFGFSIQ; this is translated from the coding sequence ATGGTGGCGCTGCAGGATAAGaaggtaccaaaaagaactgcagCTCTGGCTCCATCTTTAACACGCAAAATTTACCGGGAGAGTCTGGAAGCCCACGGAAGCTTGGATATCAAAGAAGCAGACTGGAAGGTGAAAAGGGCTATTCACCAGAATGTCTCTGAGGTGTCTTGTGGATTAATTAGAACCTCAGATACTGGGTTTTACACCTCAGCAACTTCATCCTCTCGGAATACTCTCTGGAAGCCTTACCAAGCAAGAACAATGGAGGCCAGCAGGAAGCTCATCTGCAGACAAAGGCAAGTCATTCTCTTCTTTTTCGCTTTGGTTTACTCGCTGGCTGATGCGGAAAATAGGCGCTATTCAGTGGTGGAGGAAACCGAGGGCAGCTCTGTTGTAGCCAATATAGCGAAGGACCTGGGTCTGAGACACAGAGAACTGGCGAGGCGGGGGGCTCGGGTCATATCCAAAGGGAACAAACAGCATTTGCACCTCGATCTAGAGACCGGGGATCTGGTGCTAACTGAGAAACTGGATCGCGAGGAACTGTGCGGTGACACAGAGCCCTGTGTACTACGTTTCCAGGTATTGCTAGAAAATCCCTTAGAATTTTTTCAAGCTGAGCTGCAAATCATAGACATAAATGATCATGCCCCGGTGTTCATGGATAGAGAAATATTActgaaaatatcagaaagcagtCCTCCCGGAACTACCTTTCCTCTGAAGAATGCCCAGGACGTGGATGTGGGTCGAAATAACATTGAGACTTATAGTATCAGCCCCAACTCCCATTTCCAGGTCCTGACTCGCAAACGCAGCGACGGTAGGAAGTACCCAGAGCTGGTGCTGGACAAAGCACTAGATCGTGAGGTGGAGCCAGGACTCAGATTAACCCTCACAGCCCAGGATGGTGGCTCTCCTCCCCGGTCTGGGACAGTTCAGGTCCACATTGAAGTTGTGGACACCAATGACAATGCCCCTGAATTTGAGCAGCCTCTTTATAGGGTGCAGGTCCCTGAGGACAGTCCCATTGGCTCCTTAATTGTCAGGGTCTCTGCTACTGACATTGACACGGGAGCAAACGGAGAGATCTCCTATTCCCTTTTCCAAGTCTCAGAGGAGATTGGCAACACGTTTGAAATAAATCCCATGACAGGAGAAATTCGACTGAATAAACAACTTGATTTTGAAACAATTCCGTTCTATGAAGTCAATGTGGAAGCCAGGGATGCTGGCGGCTTTTCTGGAAAATGTGCAGTTTTGGTTCAAGTTCTCGATGTGAATGATAATGCCCCAGAAATTTCCATTTCTGCGATCACCAGTTCAATCCCTGAGAACTCCCCTGAAACTGTGGTGGCAGTTTTCAGCGTTTCCGATCTTGATTCAGAAGAAAATTCGAGGCTAGAATGCTCTATTCAGGATGATCTACCCTTCCTCTTGAAATCTTCTGTGGAAAACGTGTACACTCTAGTAACAGATAGACCACTAGACAGAGAGAGTAGATCTGAGTACAACGTCACCATCACAGTCATGGACTTGGGAACACCAAGGTTAAGAACTCAACTCGATGTAAAAATCCTGGTCTCTGACGTCAATGACAACGCACCCACCTTCACCcaaacctcctacaccctcttcatccGCGAGAACAACAGCCCCGGCCTGCAACTGGGCACAGTCAGCGCCACAGACAGAGACGCGGGCACCAACGCCCAAGTCACCTACTCCCTGCTGCCGCCCCGCGACCCGCACCTCGCGCTCGCCTCGCTCGTGTCCATCCACGCCGAGCGCGGGCACCTGTTCGCGCTGCGGGCGCTGGACTTCGAGGCGCTGCGCGCCTTCGAGTTCCGCGTGGGCGCGGCGGACGCGGGCTCCCCGGCGCTGAGCAGCGAGGCGCTGGTGcgcgtggtggtggtggacgaCAACGACCACGCGCCCCTGGTGCTGTACCCGCCAGCGCCCAATGGCTCTGCGCCCTGCCCAGAGCTGGTGCCCAGGGCGGCCGAGGAGGGCTACCTGGTGAGCAAGGTGGTGGCGGTGGACGGCGACGCGGGCCAGAACGCCTGGCTGTCCTACCAGCTGCTCAAGGCCACGGAGCCAGGGCTGTTCCGCGTGTGGGCGCACAATGGCGAGGTGCGCACCGCCAGGCCGCTGGGCGAGCGCGACGCGGCgcagcacaggctggtggtgctggtgcaggaccatggcGAGCCAGCCCTGTCTGCCAGCGTCACGCTGCACGTGCTGCTGGTGGACGGCTTCTCGCAGCCCTACCTGCCGCGGCCCGAGGGCGCCCGCGACGAGGCGCAGGCCGACTGGCTCACGGTCTACCTGGTCATTGCGTTGGCCTCTGTGTCTTCGCTCTtcctctgctctgtgctcctgtttGTGGGCCTGAGAgtgtgcaggaggaggagggccgCCTGGGAGGGTGGCTGTTCTGTGCCAGAGGGCCACTTCCCGGGCCACTTCGTTGGCGTGAGTGGCACGGGCACCCTGTCCCAGAGCTACCAGTATGAGGTGTGTCTGACGGGAGACTCAGGCACTAATGAGTTCAAGTTCCTGAAGCCCGTATTGCCCAATTTTCAGAATAATTCAGGGACAGAAATAGAAGACAGCTCCAACTTTAGGAATGATTTTGGTTTCAGTATTCAATGA